Proteins encoded by one window of Pantanalinema sp.:
- a CDS encoding glycosyltransferase family 2 protein, whose amino-acid sequence MLDVAVVIPNLNGEGVLESCLSALGAAAGPLSTRPIMVDNASGDRSVELVRRAFPDALVIENEENQGFAKACNRGGRAVESRYVLLLNNDVTLSASSLEAMVAYADAHPRVGAVTPVMCWPDGRAQGPRLGWRGLLGEEAVRLSFAPGTCLLLRRDALDGIGWLDEGFFFYNEDLDLSWRLAKAGWGIICLRGVRVQHHEGVSTRTDLSVRARAMAEGYRGSLTLARKHYPWAVGPVRFALRLEIGWRARTLARKERRGLILSDRERAFLMCLPAARAALSATR is encoded by the coding sequence ATGCTTGACGTTGCCGTCGTGATTCCCAACCTCAACGGGGAGGGCGTGCTCGAGTCCTGCCTGTCGGCCCTTGGCGCCGCGGCGGGCCCCCTGAGCACGCGGCCCATCATGGTGGACAACGCTTCGGGCGATCGAAGCGTGGAGCTGGTCCGACGCGCCTTCCCCGACGCCCTGGTCATCGAGAACGAGGAGAACCAGGGGTTCGCCAAGGCGTGCAACCGTGGAGGACGGGCCGTCGAGAGCCGCTACGTGCTGCTGCTCAACAACGACGTGACCCTCTCTGCCTCTAGCCTCGAGGCCATGGTGGCCTACGCCGACGCGCACCCGCGCGTGGGCGCCGTCACGCCGGTCATGTGCTGGCCGGACGGCCGCGCCCAGGGACCTCGCCTCGGGTGGCGGGGCCTGCTAGGCGAGGAGGCGGTCCGGCTTTCCTTCGCGCCCGGCACCTGCCTGCTCTTGCGGCGAGACGCCCTCGACGGCATCGGCTGGCTGGACGAGGGCTTCTTCTTCTACAACGAGGACCTGGACCTCTCCTGGCGCCTGGCGAAGGCGGGCTGGGGCATTATCTGCCTGCGCGGTGTTCGGGTCCAGCACCACGAGGGCGTCTCGACGAGAACCGACCTCTCGGTGCGGGCCCGGGCCATGGCCGAGGGCTACCGCGGGTCCCTCACCCTCGCGCGAAAGCACTACCCATGGGCCGTCGGCCCGGTGCGCTTCGCCTTGCGGCTCGAGATCGGCTGGCGCGCGAGAACCCTTGCCCGCAAGGAGCGCCGGGGTCTGATCCTCAGCGATCGCGAGCGCGCCTTCCTGATGTGCCTGCCTGCGGCCCGCGCCGCCCTGAGTGCGACGAGGTGA
- the dnaX gene encoding DNA polymerase III subunit gamma/tau — protein sequence MSTYLALYRKWRPRNFAGLVGQEHVARTLSNAITGNKLAHAYLFTGPRGTGKTSSARIFAKSLNCAEGPTVTPCERCAACEGISRGNFPDVIEIDAASNRGVDDARDLRDRVRFAPTQGRYKVFIIDEVHMLTNEAFNALLKTIEEPPPNLVFVLATTDVHKVLPTIISRCQRFDFQRIAFKPLVDHLGYVALEEGLQVDPAGIAAIAKRADGGLRDALSMLDQVRACAPGTAISAEDVFNALGLVSNEALTEVARAIAETRVVDAIAGVHALLAKGYDHHAVLRELVETFRHLMLVGLAPDRAGAFELPETQLEALGAIAARFSSPELLYALEVLRETEDLLKGSNQMTIWLEMAMMRLCERADIPSFANLTRRIEALEERLANAPASQGRPGPARSPYAAPVQAAPVQSAPPPAPIAPAAPPAEAPAAPAGPAPGAGLPFPSAQPGADDVHAAFLAALARVHRSTHSLLEQHALHVRRDADVVAIAIKATMRTFFDKADRKAYLDKAAAQAFGDTVRTALSFEQGDSPRPSSAGAPQAPATLSPPETPPVSPAPTLEQPPEAGPPVATPAPDEAPPVALTEDVAPPLAKPQDPSPAAAPAQEPPAPKAEPRGAGSSGPSPERASDLVSRTADIFNGKVIEPTI from the coding sequence ATGAGCACCTACCTCGCCCTCTATCGCAAGTGGCGCCCCAGGAATTTCGCCGGCCTGGTAGGCCAGGAGCATGTCGCTCGCACGCTTTCCAACGCCATCACCGGCAACAAGCTCGCCCACGCCTACCTCTTCACCGGGCCGCGCGGGACGGGCAAGACCTCGAGCGCCCGCATCTTCGCCAAGAGCCTCAACTGCGCCGAGGGGCCGACCGTCACCCCGTGCGAGCGCTGCGCGGCGTGCGAGGGCATCTCCCGGGGCAACTTCCCCGACGTCATCGAGATCGACGCGGCCTCCAACCGCGGCGTCGACGACGCCCGCGACCTGCGGGACCGGGTGCGCTTCGCCCCGACCCAGGGGCGCTACAAGGTCTTCATCATCGACGAAGTCCACATGCTCACCAACGAGGCGTTCAACGCCTTGCTCAAGACCATCGAGGAGCCCCCCCCCAACCTGGTCTTCGTGCTCGCGACCACCGACGTCCACAAGGTCCTGCCCACCATCATCAGCCGGTGCCAGCGCTTCGACTTCCAGCGGATCGCCTTCAAGCCGCTGGTCGACCACCTCGGCTACGTCGCCCTCGAGGAGGGCCTCCAGGTGGATCCCGCCGGAATCGCCGCGATCGCCAAGCGCGCCGACGGCGGCCTGCGCGACGCGCTGAGCATGCTCGACCAGGTCCGGGCCTGCGCGCCGGGGACCGCGATCAGCGCCGAGGACGTCTTCAACGCGCTCGGCCTCGTCTCGAACGAGGCGCTCACCGAGGTGGCGCGCGCGATCGCGGAAACCCGGGTGGTCGATGCCATCGCGGGCGTTCATGCCCTGCTCGCCAAGGGCTACGACCACCACGCGGTCCTCCGGGAGCTGGTCGAGACCTTCCGCCACCTGATGCTCGTCGGCCTCGCGCCCGATCGCGCCGGGGCCTTCGAGCTGCCCGAGACCCAGCTCGAGGCGCTCGGGGCGATCGCCGCCCGCTTCTCTAGTCCCGAGCTGCTGTACGCCCTCGAGGTCCTGCGCGAGACCGAGGACCTCCTCAAGGGCTCCAACCAGATGACCATCTGGCTCGAGATGGCGATGATGCGCCTGTGCGAGCGGGCCGACATCCCCTCGTTCGCGAACCTGACCCGCCGGATCGAGGCCCTCGAGGAGCGCCTCGCCAACGCGCCCGCCTCCCAGGGCAGGCCCGGTCCAGCGCGATCACCCTACGCGGCGCCCGTTCAGGCCGCCCCTGTCCAGAGCGCACCTCCTCCGGCACCGATAGCGCCGGCGGCGCCTCCGGCCGAAGCACCTGCTGCTCCGGCCGGACCGGCACCGGGCGCGGGCCTTCCCTTTCCGAGCGCGCAGCCGGGCGCGGACGACGTGCACGCGGCGTTCCTCGCGGCCCTCGCGCGGGTGCACCGCAGCACCCACAGCCTGCTCGAGCAGCACGCGCTCCACGTGAGACGCGACGCGGACGTTGTCGCGATCGCCATCAAGGCCACCATGCGCACCTTCTTCGACAAGGCCGACCGCAAGGCCTATCTCGACAAGGCCGCCGCCCAGGCATTCGGGGATACGGTTCGAACGGCGCTGTCGTTCGAGCAGGGGGATAGCCCCCGCCCTAGTTCGGCCGGCGCCCCGCAAGCGCCGGCCACCCTCTCACCCCCGGAAACGCCCCCCGTCTCGCCTGCGCCCACCCTCGAACAGCCACCGGAGGCCGGGCCTCCGGTGGCCACACCGGCCCCCGACGAGGCCCCTCCCGTCGCGCTCACCGAGGACGTGGCGCCCCCTCTTGCGAAGCCTCAGGATCCCAGCCCGGCGGCGGCCCCCGCGCAGGAGCCGCCCGCCCCGAAGGCGGAGCCGCGAGGCGCCGGATCGAGCGGTCCTTCGCCGGAAAGGGCGAGCGATCTCGT